A section of the Halostella salina genome encodes:
- a CDS encoding BREX protein BrxB domain-containing protein: MTSKRPLHDFKERLARFADGRRGIRNPFVIVPVQPKYERRVADRLVEWADNPHETEGFPTDGTVQVLRLDELLVETDVFDLAVDLGEEAEPATIEDTMQDRLAEELVEVMVEEIASPDQQRHVVILTHLGSLYPFTRASELLDELDRRNVQSTIGIPFPGDIVGGKLSFFGEESRNYYPAHQIDGRIEEVHLQ, translated from the coding sequence ATGACGAGCAAGCGGCCGCTCCACGACTTCAAGGAGCGGCTCGCACGATTCGCAGACGGGCGTCGCGGCATTCGGAATCCGTTCGTGATCGTCCCCGTTCAGCCGAAATACGAGCGACGCGTCGCTGACCGCCTCGTCGAGTGGGCGGACAACCCACACGAAACCGAGGGTTTCCCGACGGACGGAACCGTGCAAGTCCTCCGGCTTGACGAGTTGCTCGTGGAGACCGATGTGTTCGACCTCGCGGTTGACCTCGGTGAGGAGGCCGAGCCAGCGACGATCGAAGACACGATGCAAGACCGACTCGCTGAAGAGTTGGTCGAGGTCATGGTCGAAGAAATCGCCTCTCCCGACCAGCAGCGACACGTGGTCATCCTGACCCATCTCGGCAGTCTCTATCCGTTCACGCGGGCCTCGGAGTTGCTCGACGAACTCGACCGCCGCAACGTCCAGTCGACGATCGGCATCCCGTTCCCCGGGGACATCGTCGGCGGGAAGCTGAGCTTCTTCGGCGAGGAATCGCGCAACTACTACCCGGCTCACCAGATCGACGGCCGCATCGAGGAGGTGCATCTCCAATGA
- a CDS encoding Kiwa anti-phage protein KwaB-like domain-containing protein, with product MSSASRSEARDQFDRLVDFLQRIEDIDTSELGIDLLLARLDESSDEEYDYNFERISLDQEIPEELEELLRDKVENKQSALENDSIRFSEYSLENRDRDQTFVQYESSENIPQFDNFERLLEGQRFSHTTYTEPPKPEFQAIRLRDEDNDEMAIAFLHYSRRQIMGRTSWARMKVGSEKHRKVDESLISIPDRVDAIYYDELMYIFNQSKFEKVFDYLAEYERCADEVIDAIDETDIPFHDFEMFKNAVYGNNRVLRLMYKVHERGTYEELDSDDATYIRDNFDTDVKFEENDDGEMAIKMDDKRDVWAVLRFFNDDHLDSPLTDEQYISLSKQDAG from the coding sequence ATGAGTTCGGCGAGCCGGAGCGAAGCTCGAGATCAATTCGATAGACTGGTTGACTTTCTGCAACGGATTGAGGATATCGATACAAGCGAACTCGGGATTGATCTCCTGCTGGCTCGTTTAGACGAGAGCAGCGACGAGGAATACGACTATAACTTCGAACGTATCTCGTTAGATCAAGAAATTCCTGAGGAGCTGGAGGAGCTGTTGCGCGACAAGGTGGAAAACAAGCAATCTGCACTAGAAAACGATAGCATCCGCTTCTCGGAGTATAGCCTCGAAAATCGAGATCGAGATCAGACGTTCGTTCAGTACGAATCCAGCGAAAACATCCCTCAATTCGACAATTTCGAGCGGTTGCTTGAGGGACAACGGTTTAGCCACACCACGTATACTGAACCACCGAAGCCAGAGTTCCAAGCGATCCGCCTTCGAGACGAGGACAACGATGAGATGGCGATCGCGTTCCTTCACTACAGCCGTCGACAGATTATGGGACGGACGTCTTGGGCCCGTATGAAGGTCGGGAGCGAAAAGCACAGAAAGGTCGATGAATCCCTAATCTCGATTCCTGACCGAGTTGACGCTATCTATTACGACGAGTTGATGTATATTTTCAACCAGTCGAAGTTCGAGAAGGTCTTCGACTATCTCGCTGAATACGAGCGTTGTGCAGACGAGGTTATCGATGCTATCGATGAGACGGATATCCCCTTCCACGACTTCGAGATGTTCAAGAACGCCGTCTACGGGAACAATCGCGTTCTCCGATTGATGTACAAAGTCCACGAGCGTGGAACGTACGAGGAGCTGGATTCGGACGATGCGACGTACATCCGTGACAACTTCGACACGGATGTGAAATTCGAGGAGAACGACGACGGTGAAATGGCGATTAAAATGGACGATAAGCGGGATGTGTGGGCTGTACTCCGCTTCTTCAACGATGATCATCTTGACTCGCCGCTCACAGACGAGCAGTATATCTCACTCTCAAAGCAAGACGCTGGATAA
- the pglX gene encoding BREX-5 system adenine-specific DNA-methyltransferase PglX — MEGNSTAQRKAQLDKEEREHLEDVVTEMRDRVEANVRYQLEEYDLEERPDEDASLSDGEEDLVEAIELEAVDGNDWNDGYEQYITGVGYTIVNRLAALRCMEVRDFIDDEVTRFREDGLTPAADRLVTEEFMLEEEAVLEAYRNACDDLAEEIEILFDRSSAYSLIDPDDDTYEDLCGMLDEVSDEVWRADDVLGWVYEYYNVKLLDDLRRKGDREGLEPEDVPAANQFYTPHWVVRMLTDNSLGKLYLEDRGELQDTVERQDSMSPDERKNRPLSPDESPDIADFCTYLVPSEEEGEPPEFDGPEDIRVIDPACGSGHFLLYAFDVLERIYRAETDLDHAEIPREILRNNLYGVDLDMRACQLAAFNLYLKGRTRAEAEGANGFDMPEVGIVCADAKVADIEGVEEVFDEVADGKSDVEDALRRILDAFEEVHGLGSLLDVRGTLGDLFEDEVDEGSVQIKLDDDPREDHTLGQILHSLRGAVDQHREGDSFLAQDLRSFVRLLDVLAQDYDVALMNPPYGSDNRMPASVTEYVESHYGYSSEFYINFFEVCDRITLDNGRVGMLVPRSFMFKQRYQDFRTDFIGDRGSFDFLSEFGIGVLDNATVRTVGTVVRTGVSQADSGTFIRLHDVETSNKESQFLETLCDRTGDITRYFEIELSEFAKVPGNPISYYTPGEVRELHNRNLKIDAEQAETGGTSVCKARQGLTTADDFRFIRSHWEASNLELFKPISKGGSKAWVIPQITETVEWGERGETIRRSPGEYRTRNEELYGKEGLTWTYIKETGRRFGYFPSDGLYSNTGYMLIPDRDISIDRLLSSINSSLYHSLILSMTTERHWNSGEVGSVPWLEELEEVDELEQKSLEQQRLVVQSRMTEPVSPYYVGPSLLPFDAQDFDYFYEHPHTNAIESKLDIDIETRTATESITKLARESRKQDLKRQQRLEVLSDDIDEAIFEAVGITKETREDVKSEIFLRTSESPEDREVADPESVPEVPNNIDEQVKDLVHHFAMETVREEDDGIIPLEGADDQPDMLDRIVERFEGAYGEHAEDRLVEVDDILGAESAGDEAYPNLRSFIEDDLFAYHVDTMENTPIIWKFSTARLLADATGEGFACFVDYHQLDASLFDRLSNQYLEPRKAELRDRRSAANQRRNDESLSTSERADATEEFEFCSSALEQIAELEEVMQELGSTSEREFDDDDRERVSELAPKVAKFREETAERIETLEQLREMNGEEWFQDTFSDGFWDKVDEWREEWLDALEELEHACEAYAKPSDEPVEAHLADLFDYFNWRLKGSDHYSSTGILFMTYYFEREGAELLNEDGVPFENLTEDERMLASLATGVDDASIIDEEYLEQVADDEDVDDVDDLLPLAEFKALAEEIDDRCQTVDKRIPSDWSDRALSEITTVGYQPNQKHGVAINITPLSEKNIVPEIVEDKVL, encoded by the coding sequence ATGGAAGGGAATTCTACAGCTCAACGCAAGGCCCAGCTCGACAAGGAAGAGCGCGAGCATCTCGAAGATGTCGTCACCGAGATGCGCGACCGCGTCGAGGCGAACGTTCGCTACCAACTCGAAGAGTACGATCTCGAAGAGCGTCCCGACGAGGATGCGTCCCTGAGTGACGGGGAGGAAGACCTCGTTGAGGCCATCGAACTCGAAGCCGTCGACGGAAACGACTGGAATGACGGCTACGAGCAGTACATCACCGGCGTCGGCTACACCATCGTCAATCGGCTCGCTGCCCTTCGCTGTATGGAGGTTCGTGACTTTATCGACGACGAGGTGACGCGATTCCGTGAGGATGGACTCACGCCGGCGGCCGACCGGCTGGTCACCGAGGAGTTTATGCTTGAAGAAGAGGCTGTCCTCGAGGCCTACCGGAACGCGTGCGACGACCTTGCCGAGGAAATAGAGATTCTCTTCGACCGCTCATCTGCCTACAGCCTAATCGACCCCGACGACGACACCTACGAAGACCTCTGTGGGATGCTCGACGAGGTTTCCGACGAGGTCTGGCGGGCTGACGACGTGCTCGGCTGGGTCTACGAATACTACAACGTCAAGCTCCTCGACGATCTTCGACGGAAGGGCGACCGCGAGGGGCTGGAGCCCGAAGACGTGCCGGCGGCGAACCAGTTCTACACGCCGCACTGGGTCGTGCGGATGCTCACCGACAACTCCCTCGGCAAACTCTATCTCGAAGATCGAGGGGAGCTACAGGATACCGTCGAGAGACAGGACTCGATGTCTCCCGACGAGCGCAAGAACCGCCCGCTCTCCCCTGACGAATCCCCAGACATCGCGGACTTCTGCACCTATCTCGTTCCATCTGAAGAGGAAGGGGAGCCACCGGAGTTCGACGGCCCCGAGGACATTCGCGTCATCGATCCGGCTTGTGGTAGCGGGCACTTCCTACTGTACGCGTTCGACGTGCTGGAGCGCATCTACCGAGCCGAGACCGACCTCGACCACGCGGAGATTCCCCGGGAAATTCTGCGGAACAACCTCTACGGCGTCGACCTCGACATGCGGGCCTGCCAACTCGCCGCGTTCAACCTCTATCTGAAGGGCCGAACGCGTGCCGAGGCCGAGGGCGCCAACGGCTTCGATATGCCGGAGGTCGGCATCGTCTGTGCCGACGCGAAGGTGGCCGACATCGAGGGCGTTGAGGAGGTATTCGACGAGGTTGCCGATGGAAAGTCCGACGTGGAGGATGCTCTCCGTCGTATTCTCGATGCATTCGAGGAAGTTCACGGCCTCGGGAGTCTACTGGATGTTCGTGGGACATTGGGCGATCTCTTTGAGGACGAAGTTGATGAGGGGAGTGTTCAGATCAAGTTGGACGACGATCCTCGCGAAGATCACACTCTTGGCCAGATACTCCACAGTCTACGTGGGGCCGTAGACCAGCACCGGGAGGGAGACTCGTTCTTGGCGCAGGACTTGCGGAGCTTCGTGCGGCTGCTGGACGTGCTGGCGCAGGACTACGATGTGGCGTTAATGAATCCGCCGTATGGCTCTGATAACCGTATGCCTGCTTCCGTGACTGAATATGTCGAAAGTCACTACGGGTACAGCTCCGAGTTCTACATCAACTTCTTCGAAGTATGCGACCGTATTACCCTTGATAACGGACGTGTTGGAATGCTAGTTCCCCGTTCGTTCATGTTCAAACAACGCTATCAAGATTTCCGAACTGACTTTATTGGGGATAGGGGGAGTTTTGATTTCCTGTCTGAATTTGGCATCGGCGTATTAGATAATGCTACTGTCCGGACGGTCGGAACGGTTGTACGGACGGGCGTCAGTCAGGCGGATAGTGGTACATTTATCCGATTACACGATGTTGAAACGTCAAACAAAGAATCCCAATTCTTGGAGACGCTCTGCGATAGAACTGGGGATATTACCAGATATTTCGAGATAGAATTGTCAGAGTTTGCCAAAGTTCCCGGTAATCCGATTTCCTACTATACACCCGGTGAGGTTCGAGAGTTACATAACCGAAATCTGAAGATTGATGCAGAGCAAGCCGAAACTGGAGGTACTTCTGTATGCAAGGCACGACAAGGACTTACTACTGCTGACGACTTTCGATTTATTCGATCCCACTGGGAAGCCAGCAATCTTGAACTCTTCAAGCCAATCTCCAAAGGTGGGTCTAAGGCATGGGTCATACCCCAGATTACTGAGACAGTCGAGTGGGGAGAGAGAGGAGAGACGATTAGGCGCTCTCCGGGCGAATATCGGACAAGGAACGAAGAATTATATGGAAAAGAGGGACTGACGTGGACTTATATAAAAGAAACTGGGAGAAGATTTGGTTACTTCCCTTCAGATGGGCTGTACAGTAATACTGGTTATATGTTAATCCCAGACCGGGATATATCAATCGACCGTTTGCTGTCCTCGATCAATTCAAGCCTATATCACAGCCTGATTCTATCAATGACGACGGAACGTCATTGGAACTCAGGTGAAGTTGGTAGTGTTCCTTGGCTCGAAGAATTGGAAGAAGTCGATGAGCTTGAACAGAAATCTCTGGAACAACAGAGGTTGGTAGTGCAATCAAGAATGACTGAACCAGTGAGCCCATATTACGTGGGCCCATCGTTGCTTCCCTTTGATGCTCAGGACTTCGATTACTTCTACGAACATCCACATACGAACGCCATCGAGTCTAAGTTGGATATTGATATAGAGACAAGAACCGCAACAGAATCGATTACCAAATTGGCTCGAGAAAGTCGGAAACAAGACCTCAAGCGCCAACAGCGTCTCGAAGTCCTTTCTGACGATATTGATGAGGCCATTTTCGAAGCTGTTGGGATTACAAAAGAAACACGAGAGGATGTTAAATCCGAAATCTTCCTTAGAACCTCCGAGAGCCCCGAAGACCGCGAAGTCGCCGACCCCGAATCCGTCCCAGAAGTTCCCAACAATATAGACGAGCAGGTCAAAGACCTCGTCCACCACTTCGCAATGGAAACCGTCCGCGAGGAAGATGACGGCATCATCCCACTCGAAGGCGCAGACGATCAACCCGATATGCTCGACCGAATCGTCGAGCGATTCGAGGGTGCGTATGGCGAACACGCCGAAGACCGTCTCGTCGAGGTTGACGACATCCTCGGGGCCGAATCCGCCGGCGACGAGGCCTACCCCAACCTCCGGTCGTTCATCGAGGACGACCTCTTCGCCTACCACGTCGACACGATGGAGAATACGCCCATCATCTGGAAGTTCAGCACAGCCCGACTTCTCGCCGACGCGACGGGCGAGGGCTTCGCGTGCTTCGTCGACTACCACCAACTCGACGCCAGCCTGTTCGACCGGTTGAGCAACCAATACCTCGAACCACGGAAGGCCGAACTCCGCGACCGCCGGTCGGCAGCGAACCAGCGCCGGAACGACGAGTCACTTTCCACGAGTGAACGCGCCGATGCAACCGAGGAGTTCGAGTTCTGTTCGAGCGCCCTCGAACAAATCGCCGAACTCGAAGAGGTGATGCAGGAACTCGGCTCCACCAGCGAACGGGAGTTTGATGACGATGACCGAGAACGCGTCAGCGAGCTGGCCCCCAAGGTCGCCAAGTTCCGTGAAGAAACCGCCGAGCGCATCGAGACGCTCGAACAGCTCCGCGAAATGAACGGTGAGGAGTGGTTCCAAGATACCTTCTCCGATGGCTTCTGGGACAAGGTCGATGAGTGGCGCGAGGAGTGGCTGGACGCCCTCGAAGAACTCGAACACGCCTGCGAGGCGTACGCCAAGCCCAGCGACGAGCCCGTTGAGGCGCATCTCGCTGACCTCTTCGACTACTTCAACTGGCGGCTCAAGGGCTCGGATCACTACTCCAGCACCGGCATCCTCTTCATGACCTACTACTTCGAGCGCGAGGGTGCGGAGTTGCTGAACGAAGATGGGGTGCCCTTCGAGAACTTGACCGAGGACGAACGGATGCTTGCCTCGCTCGCGACGGGGGTAGACGACGCGTCCATCATCGACGAGGAGTATCTCGAACAGGTTGCGGACGATGAAGATGTCGATGATGTCGATGATCTACTGCCGCTAGCGGAGTTCAAGGCGCTGGCCGAAGAGATCGACGACCGTTGCCAGACCGTCGATAAGCGGATTCCCTCTGATTGGTCTGATCGGGCGCTGTCGGAGATTACGACCGTCGGCTACCAGCCGAACCAGAAGCACGGCGTTGCAATCAATATCACGCCACTGTCCGAGAAAAACATCGTTCCCGAAATCGTTGAGGACAAAGTCCTGTAG
- the pglZ gene encoding BREX-5 system phosphatase PglZ: MQATQSLPDAAKDTIRREFDRAESNDPIVLWWDDGNYLDDILQQACAELNVPLKTAEETPLELRADPVDGEQVWYVPHVKEPADKEGDYDWFRDVQHTGSEVEMSIEDLTVHVFGSEQLQAWELKNATQSDDPQQRREIARILHDQLTGGQLPTLEQLRTQIVTGGYTDPVAFVLENGWADIDDNPKTIEQMKDLLTSEGVDAVANESNPTAIETQTRRWAVAEWLIHAGADSELFPSEFRSEPAGAWDLPSLKSVLNKTGSPERIANEYLAEEIWPEVVDQLDDVWALADCAVDATLERRLWDELHADFESGEYATCLNCATERHETLQSEYSDTNRWAQTWEQAAEIARLAHQLDTWDESVNDDVVSLYADEDDGTWQIDNAVLNLVVSGEPETDLPDDHPATETLDDLRIQLQSEYIDYLEDLGDLVTETIEAGAPFVDEDHAYQFFTKESDGLESGQTVALFVIDALRLDLARRLADELRGYVATLPADAPEFAVEESVWLGTLPSETEFGKAALTPGEVQMFDISLVDGELQPLRNNRKVNTNRRNSLLDGDGWTVTREEDEGWQSTRVAYFKNDLDNMGEKELSDLEEMLAQRVDSLAEFIGTKIEQGEWDQAYVLTDHGFVLLPDDVTPEKISRPTEASDSGRRWIAGKDVDEDSPGVLLDASTRLGYLDANVSAFASPLKRFSKQGVGDARFYHGGLLPQEFVLDFISINNSG, translated from the coding sequence ATGCAAGCAACACAATCTCTTCCCGACGCTGCAAAGGACACCATCCGACGAGAATTCGACCGTGCAGAGTCAAACGACCCGATCGTTCTCTGGTGGGATGATGGAAACTACCTCGACGACATCCTTCAGCAGGCGTGCGCCGAACTCAACGTCCCGCTAAAGACTGCCGAGGAAACACCGCTGGAACTCCGTGCTGACCCAGTCGACGGCGAACAGGTCTGGTACGTCCCGCACGTCAAAGAGCCAGCGGACAAGGAGGGCGACTACGACTGGTTCCGGGATGTCCAGCATACGGGGAGCGAGGTGGAGATGAGCATCGAGGATCTCACCGTCCACGTCTTCGGGAGCGAACAGCTCCAAGCGTGGGAACTGAAGAACGCCACCCAATCCGACGACCCTCAACAGCGCCGAGAGATCGCGCGTATCCTCCACGACCAACTCACCGGCGGCCAGCTCCCGACGCTTGAGCAACTCCGCACCCAGATCGTCACAGGCGGTTACACTGACCCGGTTGCGTTCGTGTTGGAGAACGGCTGGGCCGACATCGACGACAACCCCAAGACTATCGAGCAGATGAAGGACTTGCTGACCAGCGAGGGCGTCGACGCAGTCGCCAACGAAAGCAATCCTACAGCCATCGAAACCCAGACGCGTCGATGGGCCGTTGCAGAGTGGCTGATTCACGCTGGTGCGGATTCTGAACTGTTCCCCAGCGAGTTTCGCTCTGAACCTGCAGGAGCGTGGGACTTGCCCTCACTGAAATCCGTCCTGAACAAGACGGGGAGTCCCGAACGAATTGCGAACGAATACCTTGCCGAGGAAATCTGGCCCGAAGTCGTGGATCAACTTGACGACGTGTGGGCACTCGCCGACTGTGCCGTTGATGCAACACTCGAACGTCGCCTTTGGGATGAGTTGCACGCCGACTTCGAGAGCGGTGAGTATGCTACCTGTCTCAACTGCGCCACGGAACGTCACGAAACGCTCCAGTCCGAGTACAGCGACACCAACAGGTGGGCCCAAACGTGGGAGCAAGCCGCCGAGATAGCTCGCCTCGCACACCAACTCGACACATGGGACGAGAGCGTGAACGATGACGTCGTCTCCCTGTACGCGGACGAGGACGACGGCACGTGGCAGATCGACAACGCCGTCCTCAACCTCGTCGTTTCCGGCGAACCGGAGACCGACCTCCCCGACGACCACCCGGCGACAGAGACGCTGGACGACCTCCGCATCCAGCTCCAGTCGGAATACATCGACTACCTCGAAGACCTCGGCGATCTCGTCACCGAGACCATCGAGGCTGGCGCCCCCTTCGTTGACGAGGATCACGCCTATCAGTTCTTCACCAAGGAGTCCGACGGCCTCGAGAGCGGGCAAACGGTCGCGCTGTTCGTCATCGACGCTCTTCGGCTCGACCTCGCCCGCCGCCTCGCGGACGAACTCCGCGGGTACGTTGCAACCCTGCCAGCCGACGCACCCGAATTCGCCGTCGAGGAGAGCGTCTGGCTCGGAACGCTTCCCTCGGAAACCGAGTTCGGAAAGGCCGCTCTCACGCCCGGGGAAGTCCAGATGTTCGATATCTCGCTTGTCGATGGGGAGCTACAGCCGCTCCGCAATAACCGTAAGGTCAACACGAACCGACGCAACTCGCTGCTGGATGGTGACGGCTGGACGGTCACGCGTGAGGAAGACGAGGGGTGGCAGTCGACGCGTGTGGCCTACTTCAAGAACGACCTCGACAATATGGGTGAGAAGGAACTCAGCGACCTCGAAGAGATGCTCGCCCAACGCGTCGACTCGCTCGCCGAATTCATCGGGACGAAAATAGAGCAGGGCGAATGGGATCAGGCCTACGTCTTGACCGACCACGGGTTCGTTCTCCTTCCTGACGACGTAACCCCAGAGAAAATATCACGGCCGACAGAAGCATCGGACTCCGGTCGTCGGTGGATCGCCGGCAAGGACGTCGACGAGGATTCGCCCGGTGTGCTGCTCGACGCCAGCACGCGGTTGGGCTACCTCGACGCCAACGTCAGCGCTTTCGCGAGCCCGCTCAAGCGATTCAGCAAGCAGGGCGTCGGTGACGCCCGGTTCTACCACGGCGGGCTCCTCCCACAGGAGTTCGTCCTCGACTTCATCAGTATCAACAATAGCGGCTGA
- a CDS encoding AlbA family DNA-binding domain-containing protein: protein MNKRDNKPWPQDLYNLFKDSTSNDRDVVEFIKTTLPDTEGRLFDAKGELYLRLPDSEDEQKQRAKIIKTVSALANVVDRSPYRFLLIGFQEDGTFDGIQKRGPAGGDHIIDTDEAELQQLLIDYLEPAPDVERYEINQNNKCGLVLVIQPVKEPPSVVENNIRIKGGTKSLITEGQVFTRKGSRNTRMGNDEFRNLVDRREQILLDKIEQFADDLAQVAGLSPEQLENATLAVSPSDDEDAFPLREVITTDPARDVNEKLKIAVKNWRSTGDLASSLNTVYQYYDHRQELDLTNQDGERLDKAEYLIQSSIIHYLPGTEWILKYDGDEERVYRSVLDQVDGNNLQMIEHVLLVRGKKEILEEIQDDPRLDYHSSNAADYKELCDRSPESRLREYGAILTGVSIGQSEYSLEELLSGGTDIESLIDDAVKKGRQTQPKNTKSTLRKLELIRLTQQTPN from the coding sequence ATGAACAAGAGAGATAATAAACCGTGGCCTCAAGACCTCTATAACCTATTCAAGGATTCTACATCAAATGACAGGGATGTTGTTGAATTCATTAAAACAACCCTACCTGACACTGAGGGACGACTATTTGATGCAAAGGGAGAACTCTATCTTAGACTGCCAGATTCAGAAGATGAACAGAAGCAGAGAGCAAAAATCATCAAAACCGTTTCTGCTCTTGCTAATGTCGTTGACCGAAGCCCGTATCGATTTTTATTGATCGGATTTCAGGAAGACGGGACTTTTGACGGGATACAAAAACGTGGGCCGGCGGGAGGCGATCATATCATCGATACTGATGAGGCGGAATTACAACAATTGCTGATTGATTACCTTGAACCTGCGCCCGATGTAGAAAGATATGAGATCAATCAGAACAACAAATGTGGTCTCGTACTGGTCATCCAACCGGTGAAAGAACCACCTTCGGTCGTTGAAAACAACATCAGAATAAAAGGAGGGACAAAGTCACTCATAACTGAAGGACAAGTATTCACCAGAAAAGGCTCTCGAAATACCCGAATGGGGAATGACGAATTTCGAAACTTGGTAGATAGACGTGAACAAATACTCCTTGATAAAATTGAACAGTTTGCAGATGATCTTGCACAAGTTGCTGGATTATCACCAGAGCAACTAGAAAATGCGACATTAGCTGTCTCCCCTAGCGATGATGAAGATGCATTTCCACTACGGGAGGTTATTACAACCGACCCTGCTAGAGATGTTAATGAAAAGCTCAAGATTGCAGTGAAAAACTGGCGATCAACAGGCGATCTCGCTTCAAGTCTAAATACCGTATATCAGTACTATGACCACCGGCAGGAGCTGGACTTGACAAATCAAGACGGAGAACGACTGGACAAGGCAGAGTATCTCATTCAAAGTTCTATCATTCACTATCTACCGGGGACTGAATGGATTCTAAAATATGATGGAGATGAAGAGCGTGTGTATCGATCTGTGTTAGATCAAGTAGATGGCAATAATTTGCAGATGATTGAACACGTCCTTTTGGTACGTGGTAAAAAAGAGATCCTTGAAGAAATACAAGATGATCCTAGGTTAGACTATCATAGCTCAAATGCGGCCGATTACAAAGAACTCTGTGATAGATCTCCAGAATCCCGACTTCGTGAATACGGTGCAATATTGACTGGCGTGTCAATTGGCCAGTCTGAATATTCATTGGAAGAACTCCTTTCTGGGGGAACGGATATTGAGTCACTAATAGATGATGCAGTCAAGAAAGGTCGCCAAACCCAACCTAAGAACACGAAATCCACCCTTAGAAAGTTAGAATTGATCCGACTGACACAACAAACACCCAACTAA